In the genome of Fulvivirga maritima, one region contains:
- a CDS encoding AMP-binding protein — translation MSDFPWIKSYPKSVPVELGKLEYESLLEMFEDGFKRYADRDAYVNMDVTLTYGDVDRLSRDFAAYLQNKFQLQKGDRVAIQMPNLLQYPIALIGALRAGLTVVNTNPLYTPREMEHQFKDADVKAVIIVANFASNLEKVLQNTPIKNIIITEIGDLFGGLKGWLVNFVVKHIKKMVPSYHIPQGISFKQVLKEGINMSYTRPEMKSEDLAFLQYTGGTTGVSKGAQLSHKNMVAHTQQVTHCFSTLLNDGNPETMITAIPLYHIFALAVNGLLMFKVGAKSVLITNPRDMKGFIKELKKHKFTLMTGVNTLFNGLLNQADFKTIDFSHLKTSIGGGMAVQDAVAKKWESITNSPLVEGYGLSETSPVLSVNPLDGTHHLGTIGLPTPGTEMAVFDDDGNKLADGEVGEICARGPQVMTGYWNKSNEGVFFEGGWFRTGDMGMMDEEGFFKIVDRKKDMINVSGFNVYPNEIENIVANHPKVAEVAAVGVSDERSTEVVKIFVVKKDNSLTEQELKDFCKENLTGYKRPKKIEFKDELPKSNVGKILRRELREAETKQA, via the coding sequence ATGAGTGACTTCCCTTGGATAAAAAGCTACCCTAAAAGTGTGCCTGTTGAATTAGGAAAACTGGAATATGAATCTCTTTTGGAGATGTTTGAAGATGGCTTTAAAAGATATGCAGATCGTGACGCTTATGTAAATATGGATGTCACTCTTACCTATGGAGATGTAGATCGACTGTCAAGAGATTTTGCTGCTTACCTACAAAATAAATTTCAATTACAAAAAGGAGATAGGGTGGCTATACAAATGCCCAACCTGCTTCAATACCCTATTGCTTTAATAGGAGCACTTCGTGCGGGGCTTACGGTAGTAAATACTAACCCTCTTTATACACCTAGAGAAATGGAGCATCAGTTTAAAGATGCTGACGTAAAAGCAGTGATTATAGTGGCCAATTTTGCCAGTAACTTAGAGAAGGTGCTTCAAAATACACCTATTAAAAACATTATTATTACTGAGATAGGCGATCTATTTGGAGGCCTTAAAGGGTGGTTAGTAAATTTTGTGGTTAAGCACATTAAAAAGATGGTGCCTTCGTATCATATTCCGCAAGGAATAAGCTTTAAACAAGTTTTGAAAGAAGGGATAAACATGAGCTACACTCGCCCGGAAATGAAGAGTGAAGACCTTGCCTTCTTACAATATACAGGAGGCACTACAGGAGTTTCTAAAGGGGCTCAGCTATCGCATAAAAATATGGTTGCTCATACGCAACAGGTCACCCATTGTTTTTCTACTCTTCTTAATGATGGTAATCCAGAGACAATGATCACGGCCATTCCTTTATATCACATTTTTGCCTTGGCGGTAAACGGATTGCTGATGTTTAAAGTAGGGGCTAAAAGTGTGCTTATTACAAACCCAAGAGATATGAAGGGGTTCATTAAAGAGTTAAAGAAGCATAAATTTACGCTCATGACAGGTGTAAATACCTTGTTTAATGGTCTTTTGAATCAGGCTGATTTTAAAACTATCGACTTTAGTCATTTAAAAACGAGTATCGGAGGAGGTATGGCAGTGCAAGATGCTGTTGCTAAAAAATGGGAGTCTATTACTAACTCTCCATTAGTAGAGGGCTATGGGCTTAGCGAGACTTCGCCAGTACTCTCTGTAAATCCTTTAGATGGTACGCACCACCTGGGAACGATAGGTTTACCTACACCAGGTACTGAAATGGCTGTTTTTGATGATGACGGTAATAAATTGGCCGATGGAGAAGTGGGAGAGATATGTGCCAGAGGACCACAGGTGATGACTGGTTATTGGAATAAAAGCAATGAAGGAGTCTTTTTTGAGGGAGGATGGTTCAGGACAGGAGATATGGGCATGATGGATGAAGAGGGCTTCTTTAAAATTGTAGATCGTAAGAAGGATATGATTAACGTTTCAGGCTTTAACGTATACCCTAACGAAATAGAAAATATAGTGGCCAACCACCCTAAGGTGGCAGAAGTAGCCGCTGTTGGTGTCTCTGATGAGAGATCAACAGAGGTGGTGAAAATATTTGTGGTGAAAAAGGATAATTCACTTACTGAACAAGAGCTGAAAGATTTCTGTAAGGAAAATCTTACCGGATATAAGAGGCCTAAGAAAATTGAGTTTAAAGATGAATTGCCTAAATCCAATGTAGGTAAAATTCTTAGGCGGGAACTGAGAGAGGCAGAGACTAAACAGGCTTAA
- a CDS encoding protein-glutamate methylesterase/protein-glutamine glutaminase gives MSKIKVLIVDDSAVMRQALSHTLSKDPSIEVMGTAADPFIAAQKIAREIPDVITLDVEMPRMDGITFLRKIMSQRPIPVVVISSLTERGTETAIQALELGAVDVIKKSSFSRDAIEQSERHIIDVVKGASKAVVLRKKLSANQLSAPVPAAGKSMVRTTEKIIAIGASTGGTIALLDFLQNMPLDCAGIVIVQHMPELFTKSFANRLNSICKITVKEASDNDSILKGHALIAPGNKHMEVKRSGARYYVSITDGEPVNRHRPSVDVLFNSTAQYVGKNAVGVIMTGMGGDGAKGLLAMREAGAYTIAQDEKSCTVFGMPKEAIKLNAAEKVMSLDKIAPFVSSLTSGY, from the coding sequence ATGAGTAAGATAAAGGTTTTGATAGTAGATGACTCCGCAGTGATGAGGCAGGCACTGAGCCATACCCTAAGTAAAGATCCTTCAATAGAAGTTATGGGTACTGCTGCTGATCCCTTTATCGCGGCTCAGAAAATCGCGAGAGAGATTCCTGATGTAATAACGCTGGATGTAGAAATGCCACGAATGGATGGAATTACCTTTTTGCGTAAAATAATGTCTCAGCGGCCTATTCCTGTGGTAGTCATCTCCAGTCTTACAGAAAGAGGTACAGAAACGGCTATCCAGGCTTTAGAGCTGGGGGCGGTAGATGTTATAAAAAAATCATCATTTAGCAGAGATGCCATAGAACAGTCTGAGAGGCATATAATAGATGTGGTGAAAGGAGCTTCTAAAGCGGTGGTATTGCGCAAAAAGCTAAGTGCTAATCAGCTTTCGGCTCCAGTGCCGGCAGCAGGAAAGAGTATGGTGCGTACCACCGAGAAAATAATTGCCATCGGAGCCTCTACCGGAGGTACCATTGCCTTATTAGACTTTCTCCAAAATATGCCTTTAGATTGTGCCGGGATAGTCATAGTACAACACATGCCTGAGCTTTTTACAAAGTCATTTGCCAATCGGTTAAATAGTATCTGTAAAATCACTGTGAAGGAGGCTTCTGATAATGATAGTATTCTAAAAGGCCACGCTTTGATAGCTCCTGGTAATAAACATATGGAGGTGAAAAGAAGTGGAGCTCGTTATTATGTGAGTATTACTGATGGAGAACCCGTAAATAGGCATAGGCCTTCTGTTGATGTTCTTTTTAACTCTACTGCGCAATATGTAGGTAAAAATGCTGTAGGCGTAATTATGACAGGTATGGGTGGAGATGGTGCCAAAGGCCTTTTGGCCATGCGCGAAGCAGGTGCATATACTATTGCTCAGGATGAAAAGAGCTGTACTGTGTTTGGAATGCCCAAAGAAGCAATAAAACTTAATGCCGCAGAAAAGGTGATGTCGTTAGATAAAATTGCCCCTTTTGTTTCTAGTCTTACCTCTGGATATTAA
- a CDS encoding chemotaxis protein CheD, with amino-acid sequence MIAQEPEKYFLMSSAIYAERKFTIVQTVLGSCVSVCLFDAAGAFGGMNHYMLPIWKGEGLASPKYGNIAIEKLINRMLNLGAQKGNLVAKIFGGASQYGEKTNFSTARHNIQVAKDILQEHKIPIIASNVGGEKGRKILFNTITGEVFLKYVIK; translated from the coding sequence ATGATTGCTCAAGAGCCTGAAAAATATTTCTTAATGTCTTCGGCTATCTATGCGGAAAGAAAATTCACTATTGTTCAAACAGTGCTGGGGTCATGTGTATCAGTATGTTTGTTTGATGCTGCCGGGGCTTTTGGAGGGATGAACCATTATATGCTGCCCATATGGAAAGGAGAGGGGCTGGCATCTCCAAAATATGGCAACATCGCTATTGAAAAGCTTATCAACAGGATGTTAAATTTAGGAGCTCAAAAAGGAAATCTAGTCGCTAAAATATTTGGAGGAGCTTCTCAGTATGGAGAAAAGACTAACTTCTCTACTGCCCGGCATAATATACAAGTAGCCAAAGACATTTTACAGGAACATAAAATCCCAATTATAGCCTCTAATGTAGGAGGAGAGAAAGGCAGAAAAATTCTCTTTAATACCATTACTGGTGAAGTTTTTTTAAAATACGTTATAAAATAA
- a CDS encoding sodium-dependent transporter, protein MANRGGFSSKLGFIFAAAGSAVGLGNIWKFPYEAGLNGGAVFLVIYLILTVVVCYPIMVGEIAIGRRAQADAYGSYKKLGGRKWGLIGLFGIICGVMILSFYNVVAGWAFGYFLEISFGSLLKQGNYSEFFSSYVADITDNFIFSFCFMIITAFIVVKGVQGGIEKASKILMPVLFIILIGLIIYAVTLPNALDGVKYYLLPDFSTFRAEALYSALGQAFFSLSLGMGALITYGSYISKNDNIISSAAMITIMDAGVAFLAGLLIFPLIFSQNLEPTAGPGLVFVVLPGVFEAMGPFIGRIIGGGFFLLLCFAALTSTISLLEVPVAYLVDEKKWPRKRVVWLLGLVVFLVGIPSMLSQGAVEMFTKLGFYSDKDFLTFVAEVFSDVSLPLGGCLMSIFIAVKWKKENFSDEIAQGNPKYKGSFLEKFINVMITVISPFILAFLFINTVLAKFFEISLI, encoded by the coding sequence ATGGCAAACAGAGGAGGATTTAGTAGTAAATTAGGATTTATCTTTGCAGCTGCAGGCTCAGCGGTAGGACTAGGAAATATATGGAAATTTCCCTACGAAGCTGGCTTAAATGGTGGAGCTGTTTTTTTAGTTATATACTTAATATTAACAGTAGTAGTATGCTATCCGATTATGGTTGGAGAGATCGCTATTGGTAGAAGAGCACAGGCTGATGCCTATGGTTCCTATAAAAAATTAGGAGGTAGAAAATGGGGTCTTATTGGCCTTTTTGGAATTATCTGCGGAGTAATGATACTCTCTTTCTACAATGTGGTAGCCGGCTGGGCCTTTGGTTACTTCCTTGAGATATCATTCGGCTCTCTATTGAAGCAAGGAAATTATTCTGAGTTTTTCTCATCTTACGTAGCTGACATTACAGATAACTTCATTTTCTCATTCTGCTTCATGATTATCACCGCTTTTATTGTGGTAAAAGGAGTACAGGGAGGAATTGAAAAGGCTTCTAAAATATTAATGCCTGTTCTGTTCATCATTCTTATTGGCCTTATCATCTATGCCGTTACATTGCCTAACGCTCTTGATGGCGTGAAATATTACTTACTGCCAGACTTCAGCACATTTAGAGCAGAAGCGCTTTATTCTGCACTAGGTCAGGCTTTCTTTTCACTCTCATTAGGTATGGGAGCCTTAATCACTTACGGATCATATATCAGCAAAAATGATAACATTATATCATCAGCTGCTATGATTACTATAATGGATGCAGGTGTAGCATTCCTTGCAGGATTGCTCATTTTCCCTTTGATATTCTCTCAAAACCTGGAACCTACTGCTGGCCCCGGTCTGGTTTTCGTAGTGCTTCCTGGCGTATTTGAAGCTATGGGACCATTTATAGGTAGAATAATAGGTGGAGGATTCTTCCTACTGCTATGCTTCGCGGCGTTAACTTCTACTATTAGCTTGCTAGAGGTACCTGTAGCCTACTTGGTAGATGAAAAGAAATGGCCAAGAAAAAGAGTAGTATGGTTACTTGGTTTAGTAGTATTTCTTGTAGGAATACCAAGTATGCTATCTCAGGGTGCTGTTGAAATGTTCACTAAATTAGGCTTCTACAGCGATAAAGATTTCCTGACTTTCGTAGCAGAGGTATTTAGTGATGTTAGTTTGCCATTAGGCGGATGCTTGATGTCTATATTCATAGCTGTAAAATGGAAAAAAGAGAATTTCAGTGATGAAATAGCGCAAGGAAACCCTAAATATAAAGGCTCATTCCTGGAAAAATTCATCAACGTGATGATTACTGTGATAAGCCCGTTTATACTAGCCTTCTTATTCATTAATACAGTATTGGCTAAGTTCTTCGAAATAAGCTTGATCTAA
- a CDS encoding ArnT family glycosyltransferase — MTNLGKSSWRQYIDSNPLTVILAVGLFLRLLASFFSEGYAFHDDHFCVTRVAQHWASGIPHWLEAEHPPKHSMFYAGINAVFIWLMEGVGIMDPIVKTTVLRLFHAFYSLLTIYFAYKITLMLSNRKAANLVGWILALLWFMPYLSVKFLAELVCVPPMLAGFYLILKYWDKRKALTFLGAGVLFGLAFVVRMHTVLFAGGIGIIFLFRKEWVSSILFTIGFLITAFIIIGIPDIIFFDYPFQYVVDYFAYNSENAYNYITGGPHKFLLTTLGFLVPPVSVFILWGFLRGRKVEPMMYVGIIIFFLVHSLFPNKQERFILPMYPMLIIIGIIGWNDFVAKSKFWLKNQRLHKGLWTFFWSINIIAAVAMALTFTKRDRVEPMYYLYHKNDVSSVIVESERGSVKQVPVYYMGTGCVDYNEFSDDLGGVLQDKATKKIPGP, encoded by the coding sequence TTGACTAATTTAGGTAAATCATCCTGGAGGCAATACATAGACAGTAATCCTCTGACAGTAATATTAGCAGTGGGTTTGTTCTTAAGGTTGTTGGCTTCTTTTTTCTCAGAAGGCTACGCTTTTCATGACGATCACTTTTGTGTAACCAGGGTAGCGCAGCACTGGGCTAGTGGTATCCCGCACTGGTTAGAAGCGGAGCACCCCCCAAAGCACAGCATGTTTTACGCAGGTATTAATGCGGTTTTCATATGGCTCATGGAAGGCGTGGGTATTATGGATCCTATTGTAAAAACTACTGTATTAAGGCTATTTCATGCTTTTTACTCATTGCTCACCATTTATTTTGCTTATAAAATAACTTTAATGCTTTCTAACCGAAAGGCAGCAAATTTAGTAGGATGGATCTTGGCCTTACTTTGGTTTATGCCTTACTTAAGCGTTAAGTTTCTGGCAGAATTAGTTTGTGTTCCTCCTATGTTAGCAGGCTTTTACCTGATTTTGAAATACTGGGATAAGCGCAAAGCCCTTACTTTTTTGGGAGCTGGCGTACTTTTCGGATTAGCTTTTGTGGTGAGAATGCATACAGTGCTATTTGCTGGTGGTATTGGTATCATATTCCTGTTTAGAAAAGAATGGGTGAGCAGCATACTGTTTACAATAGGTTTCCTTATTACAGCATTTATAATAATAGGTATACCAGATATCATCTTCTTTGATTATCCCTTTCAGTACGTGGTAGATTATTTCGCTTACAATAGTGAAAATGCTTATAACTACATTACTGGCGGCCCGCACAAGTTCTTGCTTACTACTCTTGGCTTTTTGGTGCCACCGGTGAGTGTGTTTATTCTCTGGGGTTTTTTAAGAGGTAGAAAAGTGGAACCTATGATGTACGTAGGGATTATCATTTTCTTTCTCGTTCACAGTTTGTTTCCTAATAAACAGGAGCGTTTTATACTACCAATGTACCCTATGCTGATTATTATTGGGATTATAGGGTGGAATGATTTTGTGGCTAAATCAAAATTTTGGCTGAAGAATCAGAGGTTGCATAAAGGGCTGTGGACATTCTTCTGGAGCATCAATATTATAGCAGCTGTGGCCATGGCACTTACTTTTACTAAAAGAGATAGGGTAGAACCTATGTATTATTTATATCATAAAAATGATGTGAGCAGTGTTATAGTAGAAAGTGAACGTGGGTCAGTGAAACAGGTGCCGGTTTATTATATGGGTACAGGCTGTGTAGATTATAATGAGTTTAGTGATGACTTAGGTGGAGTTTTACAAGATAAGGCCACTAAAAAAATACCTGGACCCTGA
- a CDS encoding glycosyltransferase family 4 protein — MNILFLTYQGDIAGSTNSIIYLAKGLAEKGHKIYVGCRKESLLYRNLKDSQVRVIAMTFASKWDSENIKQIKEAVTKFKIDIINAQSGKDRYTSILAKWKYQLPVKIVHTRRQVSKSLGGIQSLFYMRGADKIVAVSHGIEKSLLDKGISRNKIEVIYNGTPPEKYEGIDLKQMDHLKDKFGIKPGDFVIGCVARIKEQNQLLQALADLDFKAKVIFAGIEETPEFRRQIQKLDLKHDIFFEGTVDQEMILAYYKIFDVKVLPSRMEGLSQALLEAMYLKTPVIATALAGNLDLIRNRENGLLFQDNNIGELSSALIAIYHDKELAAQLKIEGYKTAQEFSVKRTVNNFEYLFESLLYAQPEPITAAHLSAS, encoded by the coding sequence ATGAATATACTATTCTTAACATATCAGGGAGATATTGCAGGGTCTACTAACTCTATCATTTATCTAGCTAAAGGACTAGCGGAAAAGGGGCATAAAATATATGTGGGGTGCCGCAAAGAATCTTTATTATATAGAAACCTTAAGGATAGTCAGGTGCGTGTTATTGCCATGACTTTTGCCTCTAAATGGGATTCGGAAAATATAAAACAGATCAAAGAGGCAGTAACTAAGTTTAAAATTGATATTATAAATGCACAATCAGGAAAAGATCGTTATACCTCCATTTTGGCTAAATGGAAATATCAGTTGCCAGTAAAAATAGTGCACACACGCCGGCAGGTGTCTAAAAGTTTGGGCGGTATACAAAGCCTTTTTTATATGCGTGGGGCAGATAAGATAGTGGCGGTGAGTCACGGTATTGAAAAATCCTTATTAGACAAAGGCATTTCCAGGAATAAAATAGAAGTGATCTATAATGGCACTCCTCCTGAAAAGTATGAAGGCATAGATCTTAAGCAGATGGATCATTTAAAAGATAAGTTTGGAATTAAGCCAGGCGACTTTGTGATTGGCTGTGTAGCCCGGATTAAAGAGCAAAATCAGTTGCTGCAAGCTCTGGCTGATCTTGATTTTAAGGCTAAGGTGATTTTTGCAGGTATAGAAGAAACGCCTGAGTTTAGGCGACAAATACAGAAGCTGGATTTAAAGCATGATATTTTCTTTGAGGGTACGGTAGATCAGGAAATGATTTTGGCTTACTATAAAATATTTGATGTTAAAGTGCTGCCGTCAAGAATGGAAGGGTTATCGCAGGCACTGTTGGAGGCGATGTATCTCAAAACTCCGGTAATAGCTACAGCACTAGCCGGCAACTTAGATCTGATAAGAAACAGAGAGAACGGCCTGCTTTTTCAGGATAATAATATAGGTGAACTATCCTCTGCATTAATAGCTATTTATCATGATAAGGAACTGGCAGCACAACTGAAAATAGAAGGCTATAAAACGGCTCAGGAGTTTTCAGTGAAGAGAACAGTAAATAATTTTGAATACCTTTTTGAGTCTTTATTATACGCTCAGCCTGAACCAATTACTGCAGCTCACCTCTCTGCTTCTTGA
- a CDS encoding transposase translates to MRDQELFQPQDYLTPKWYLFKNSTLGKVYNTIPWSQLSECLPKENRGPGAPRWFSAQGMFGLMFLKSYLNLSDEKLIERFNTDWSLQLFCNKLLDDNQRIKDKAILSRIRTYMADNTDWQQLQEVLIHHWKRDMNNTHVLLMDATCYESYIRFPTDVKLLWESCQWVFEKQLYRWSKILGVKRPRSKYIDQKRKQMSYDRSRKKTYKAGRKRKKALIYLLSKGLGQLQYLLNENPQIQLHFQERAYLKTIQKVLGQQQFLQHHPAKELKNRIVSLPRPYVRPIVRGKETKRVEFGMKAHMLQVDGICFIDAMEFRAFNESTRLKISSLKHRSIFGSLHQLGADRIYATNANRKYLTVRKVFTCFPKKGPKINKPEESKLRSLISNQRATVMEGSFGTHKTAYGLNKIKVKGEKREMIHVFFAVMMANAVKMSKKKSENIPLLQAA, encoded by the coding sequence ATGAGAGATCAAGAGCTTTTCCAACCGCAAGATTACTTAACTCCAAAATGGTACTTATTCAAGAATAGCACCTTGGGGAAAGTTTATAATACTATTCCTTGGAGTCAACTTTCAGAATGTTTGCCAAAGGAAAATAGAGGCCCAGGCGCACCCCGCTGGTTTTCGGCCCAAGGCATGTTTGGTCTAATGTTTCTAAAATCTTATTTAAACCTGAGTGACGAGAAGTTAATAGAACGATTTAATACTGACTGGAGCCTTCAGCTTTTTTGCAATAAATTGTTGGATGATAACCAAAGAATTAAGGATAAGGCCATTTTAAGTAGAATCAGGACGTATATGGCTGATAATACTGATTGGCAACAACTTCAGGAAGTACTCATTCATCATTGGAAAAGAGATATGAATAATACGCATGTTCTCTTAATGGATGCCACTTGCTATGAAAGTTATATTCGTTTTCCTACCGATGTAAAACTACTTTGGGAAAGCTGTCAATGGGTGTTTGAAAAACAGCTTTACAGATGGAGTAAAATATTAGGTGTAAAACGGCCTCGCTCCAAATATATAGATCAAAAACGCAAGCAGATGTCTTACGATCGTAGTCGAAAAAAGACATACAAAGCTGGACGCAAGCGTAAAAAGGCATTGATATATCTACTGTCCAAAGGGCTTGGACAGCTGCAGTACTTACTCAATGAAAACCCACAAATACAGCTTCACTTTCAAGAGCGAGCATACCTAAAAACAATACAGAAGGTACTTGGGCAACAGCAATTCTTGCAGCATCATCCAGCTAAAGAATTGAAAAACAGGATAGTATCGCTTCCCAGACCTTATGTCAGGCCTATCGTACGAGGCAAAGAAACTAAAAGGGTTGAGTTTGGAATGAAAGCCCACATGCTTCAGGTTGACGGCATCTGCTTTATTGATGCCATGGAGTTCAGGGCATTCAATGAAAGTACCAGACTAAAAATAAGTAGTTTAAAACATAGATCGATATTTGGCTCCCTTCATCAGCTGGGGGCAGATCGCATTTATGCCACTAATGCCAACAGAAAGTATTTAACAGTAAGGAAAGTGTTCACTTGCTTTCCAAAGAAAGGCCCCAAGATAAACAAACCTGAGGAAAGCAAACTCAGAAGCCTCATCTCTAACCAGAGAGCAACCGTGATGGAGGGAAGTTTTGGTACCCATAAAACGGCTTACGGCCTGAATAAAATCAAGGTTAAGGGAGAAAAACGAGAAATGATACATGTATTCTTTGCCGTTATGATGGCCAATGCTGTTAAGATGAGCAAAAAGAAATCAGAAAACATACCACTACTTCAGGCCGCCTAA
- a CDS encoding sensor histidine kinase, which translates to MKLSNEELINELRERLVKASLPDQEEKMFQEVEQLGEQLKQSEQLKSNFLSNIRNEITNPLSAVLGISDFLLQAKEIDLKKLKRHAYLIHNEAFNLDFQMRNIFMAAELEAGMIEPEYAKIDIISAIKDVMASFEFKAKEKKLSVVESSGDNPIVFTTDAAMFNLIISNIYSNAIEYSLPDQKVEIYTELKEDSLLVCVKDIGIGLSKSDQKKIFDRFYQLDYGTTKQHRGQGLGLSVTQAMVELLSGTVEINSTKGKGSTFSITLPSVKNDEETDTKVEGWNEFLFGNDEVF; encoded by the coding sequence ATGAAATTATCGAATGAAGAACTGATTAATGAGTTAAGAGAGAGGCTGGTCAAAGCTTCTTTACCAGACCAGGAAGAGAAGATGTTTCAGGAGGTGGAGCAGTTAGGAGAGCAATTAAAGCAATCAGAACAGCTTAAATCTAATTTTTTGTCCAACATTCGTAATGAGATCACTAATCCGCTTTCTGCTGTGCTGGGCATATCAGATTTTCTGTTACAGGCTAAAGAAATAGATTTGAAAAAGCTGAAAAGACATGCTTATTTAATCCATAATGAGGCTTTTAATCTCGATTTTCAGATGCGAAATATATTCATGGCTGCAGAGCTGGAAGCTGGCATGATAGAGCCTGAATATGCCAAAATAGATATCATTTCCGCTATAAAGGATGTTATGGCTTCTTTTGAGTTTAAAGCCAAAGAAAAAAAATTGAGTGTGGTAGAAAGCAGTGGAGATAATCCAATAGTATTTACTACTGATGCTGCTATGTTTAACCTGATCATTTCTAATATTTATTCTAATGCCATTGAATACAGCTTGCCAGATCAGAAGGTTGAAATATACACTGAGCTTAAGGAAGATAGCTTGCTGGTTTGCGTAAAAGACATAGGTATTGGCTTAAGTAAAAGTGATCAGAAGAAGATTTTTGATCGGTTTTATCAACTGGATTATGGTACTACCAAGCAGCATCGTGGTCAGGGGCTAGGCTTATCAGTAACGCAGGCTATGGTAGAACTGCTCAGTGGCACAGTAGAAATAAATAGTACCAAAGGAAAAGGAAGTACCTTTAGCATTACATTACCATCTGTTAAAAATGATGAGGAGACAGACACAAAAGTGGAAGGTTGGAATGAGTTTTTATTTGGTAATGACGAGGTTTTCTGA